The nucleotide sequence GATTATATGAAAAGAACAATGTATGTGGTCATTGTTACAGGAAGTAGTTTTCTTATTTGGCTACTATTTAATCCTCCAGGCCATATACAATGGTATTCTTCTGCTGGAGTAAACGCTATGGCCATTGCCAACACTCCTCAAATGAAAGGAAAAGATCTGTTATGGCCTTACGTTTGGCTTTGCATTGGCCTTACGATCGTATACACTCTAATTCTTCCTGAATTTAATAGTTTTGCCGGTTTAGCATTTATCTTATTTATCTATATGTTTTTACAGCATATGTACCTTAGAGGTTTTGCCTATATAGCTGCTTCACTAGGTCTTATGATGATTGGTTTTTCGAATGGTCAGCAGTATAACTTTTATAACTTTATCAACTCTAACTTATTCGATATACTGTATGTATTTTGGGTGATTGTTATTGGTTATTTCTTAAGTTCTACCAGAGCAGAAAAACTGTTTGTTCAGAAAATTAATAGGTTCTTTAAAAGTGCCAATATCTTATTAGAAAACTCTGTAAATAACACTTCGTTTTTTAATAAAAATCTACTCCTTACTGATATAAAAACGATTCCTAAAAGTTTAGATATCATCAAAGATTCAATCGATTACCAATACTTTAACCAAGTCAAAAAAGAAGAACTAGACCAACTGATCATGATGTTGTTTAGTGTATCGAAACGACTACAGTATGTGATCGAAAAAAATGAGAATAATAAGTATTGTCAGAAAGACTTAGAAGACGAAGTGGCTTTACTTGTTGAAGAAATCTCTGAACAGTTGAAACTTCTATCAAAAGGGAATAAAGGAGATACAGAAGATATCTTTTCGACATTAATGATGTCTTATAAACGGATTACTACTAGTGTTAATGAAGAAGAACTCAATTCGCTTAATGTACTGAGTAGTTATAGTATTTTCTATGAAGCATTGTATGGATATATACACATCAATAACTCTCTGAAAATATCTACATTGAAAGAAGAAAGGTTCTCTTAATATTAAAGCAGCAGGTCAATGATAGGTTTTGACTTGCTGCTATTTTTTTAATGACTTTTTCAGCTCTGATGGGGTAATGCCAAAGGCTTCAATAAAACTCTTTGAAAAATGATTAATGTCTGTAAACCCATAATCGTAGGCTATCTCTGTCAAGTTCTTTTGAGACTGGACCACCTCATCTTTCGCTTTGTGAATACGCTGTTCTTTATAGTAGTTATAAACAGTCTGTCCAAATAAAAATTTATAAATCTTGTTCAATTTAACCGCACTGATTCCATAATCAATGGTCAACTTTTTAAGATTAGGCTTTAATGATAAGTTTGCATCAATTACTTTTTTAATAGCATAAATAGACTCTATCTCATAATCAGAATACAACGTTTTCTTATCATTATTTTCTAGGGTAAAAAGAATATTCTGGAATAAAAGAAATAGCTCTTCCAGCTTTAGTTTTAGGTATTGACGTTGTAAATCTTCATGTATTACATCTACAATTTTTACTTCAAAATTTTTCTTCCAAATACCAATATGTCTGTCTCCTACATGATAGGCAAAATTATCAATGCTCTCAAGTTTATGTTGATGCTGTTCCGGAAAAGAATCTTTATTGAAGTAGATAACAATTATCTTTTTAAACTCATTGGCCTTATTTAGTACCGTAAACTTTTCTGATTTTTTCATTAGAATAAATCCTCTAGGCGTACTAAACTGCAGAGACTCTTTTTCATTTTTTTGATAAATGATATTCTGAGAGAAAAACACTGCATTGTATTCGTACTTCTCATCAGTGCTAAACTTTACATAAGTGTCTTCATAAGGTTGGTATTGTGTAATGACTAACCGAAAATTTGATTTTTCTACTACAAGTACCTTTCCTCTGGCTTTGTCATGATCAATAATTAGTTCGTTTTCATTTACTATCTGACCACCCAACTTATTTGATAAATATTCTAGATAGTTCTCTCCTCTTCTGTTTTCAAATTCTATTATTCTTTCCATCATTTCAAGACTTTCTAATATCTGTAGGTGTTATTCCAAATGCTTGCTTAAAGTTTTTAGAAAAATGTTGTACATCCGTAAATCCATAATCGAATGCAATTTCAGTGAGTGTTTTATTCGTATAGGTTACTTGTTCTTTTACTTCCTGAATTCTTTGTTTTTTGTAATACTGATAGATTGTCTCTCCAAAAAGGGATTTAAATACTTTTGACATTTTACCTGTATTTATTCCAAAATCTCTACTGAGTTGTTTTACAATTGGCTTTTCCTTTAAGTTCTTATCTATCACATCCTTTATTGAATAGATGGTCTCTATTTCATAATCTGAAAACAACTCTTCCTTATTGGTTTCATTATAACTATAGATAAGATTATGAAAGAGAATGAAGAGTTCTTTCAGTTTAACTTGTACATATTCTTCAATGAAGTCTTCATGCAACTGTTCCCTTAAATCAAAAAAGAAACTCTTTTTCCAAGTTGCCAGATGATAATTACCTAAGTGATATACAAAATCCTTAATACCTTCCAATCTATCACTAATTAGATTTGGTAAAAAGGATTCATTAAAATAGATATATACAATTTTTTTCTCTACTCCTTTTCTAACGAGACTTGTAAAGTTTTCTGTATTTCGTAAAATAACCAATCCATTAGGAGCATTAAAATGTATTTGTTGTTTTTCCCCACCATGATAATTAACCCATTGTGGAAAAAAAATAGCGATGTATTGATAGGTTTCATCAGGAGAGAAAGAAATATCCAAATCCTGTTTTGTAATATATGCAGTAAGAACTGCCCTATAATTTTCTCCTTGAATTAGACCTGTTCTACCTTTTAGAGTATCATTATCAAAAGAAACCGCATGATCTCCTAACGTAGTTCCATTAAATTTATCTGCGATATATTGTAAATAGTTCTCTCCTCTAGCACTTTCTAATATAATTTGCTTCATGACCATTTAATTAGGTTACTAATAAAAATAATCAATTTTAAATAAAGGATACTATCTATTATTATGGTAAGAATCGCTTTAGTAGAATATGAAAATTTGTCATTCTAATAATATAAATAGAAGAACACTTTATAACCATTTAGCATCGAAAGTGAAACTGACATCAAGGCGAATAGTTGGGTAAATTGATTTCAGATCATTAAATAATGTTTCCCGAAAAACATCATGTTTTTCAATCGTATCAAACCTTAATTGTCCATCTACTTTTTCTTGTGATTCATTAAGTAAGACCACTGCTAGAACATATATTTCCCTACCTGTTTTAGTAATCATGTGATTATAATCTGAAATTTCAGAAGGAGTATAATATTGTTTTAACACTCTATTGATGGTATGGGTAATATCTTCACTCGGAGCCATTTGTAATAGTTCTTTCAATGCACCTCTAATGGTATCAAAAGGCATTTTCACTATTGACAATAATAATAATATTGTCACCAACGGATCTACATAAGCAATAAATTCCGGAAAGAAGTTTTTCAAAAAGAAAGCTACCATAAAAGAAATTCCCATTCCGGCAGTCAGTAAAGTATCAATCAGCCAGTTCGATTTTTCCACTTTTAGTATCGGAGACGACTGTTTCCTATTTTGAAAATAGAAAATAAAGTAAGTGATTATACAGCCAGACAAACACAATACAAAGTAGATGAGTGAACTAGAAAAATCAATAATATTTCCTCCATGCATAAGAGAATCTATACTTTCAAAAGTACCGAATACAACAACCATTAAAATCATAAGTCCTCTAAAGAGGTTAACCAATGGCTCATAACCAGAATAACCAAAAGGATGAGTCTTAGACTGAGGCTTTCGGATAAGGCGTAATACTCCCATAGACAAGAAAGACATCACTGCCAATAAGGAAGAATACATACCATCAGTCAAAATTGCTGAGGAGTGAGCTTTATATCCAAAATA is from Flammeovirga agarivorans and encodes:
- a CDS encoding helix-turn-helix domain-containing protein, producing the protein MMERIIEFENRRGENYLEYLSNKLGGQIVNENELIIDHDKARGKVLVVEKSNFRLVITQYQPYEDTYVKFSTDEKYEYNAVFFSQNIIYQKNEKESLQFSTPRGFILMKKSEKFTVLNKANEFKKIIVIYFNKDSFPEQHQHKLESIDNFAYHVGDRHIGIWKKNFEVKIVDVIHEDLQRQYLKLKLEELFLLFQNILFTLENNDKKTLYSDYEIESIYAIKKVIDANLSLKPNLKKLTIDYGISAVKLNKIYKFLFGQTVYNYYKEQRIHKAKDEVVQSQKNLTEIAYDYGFTDINHFSKSFIEAFGITPSELKKSLKK
- a CDS encoding helix-turn-helix domain-containing protein; amino-acid sequence: MKQIILESARGENYLQYIADKFNGTTLGDHAVSFDNDTLKGRTGLIQGENYRAVLTAYITKQDLDISFSPDETYQYIAIFFPQWVNYHGGEKQQIHFNAPNGLVILRNTENFTSLVRKGVEKKIVYIYFNESFLPNLISDRLEGIKDFVYHLGNYHLATWKKSFFFDLREQLHEDFIEEYVQVKLKELFILFHNLIYSYNETNKEELFSDYEIETIYSIKDVIDKNLKEKPIVKQLSRDFGINTGKMSKVFKSLFGETIYQYYKKQRIQEVKEQVTYTNKTLTEIAFDYGFTDVQHFSKNFKQAFGITPTDIRKS
- a CDS encoding cation diffusion facilitator family transporter — translated: MEKKLMRLSLVMNAVLAFSGLYFGYKAHSSAILTDGMYSSLLAVMSFLSMGVLRLIRKPQSKTHPFGYSGYEPLVNLFRGLMILMVVVFGTFESIDSLMHGGNIIDFSSSLIYFVLCLSGCIITYFIFYFQNRKQSSPILKVEKSNWLIDTLLTAGMGISFMVAFFLKNFFPEFIAYVDPLVTILLLLSIVKMPFDTIRGALKELLQMAPSEDITHTINRVLKQYYTPSEISDYNHMITKTGREIYVLAVVLLNESQEKVDGQLRFDTIEKHDVFRETLFNDLKSIYPTIRLDVSFTFDAKWL